From a single Vibrio chagasii genomic region:
- the pstC gene encoding phosphate ABC transporter permease subunit PstC, protein MTIANSEKLMNTEATQINKPSLRTKKRIDWRERIFHGLFLSSAVIGIVSLAVIAYFIVAESIPAFQEAGVSGIVLGVDWLPPALFGVATMIVASIVSTLGAVVVGVPVGVLTAIFIAEIAPKRLADIIRPAVELLAGIPSVVYGFFGLVIIVPMIQNIFSVPAGNTILAGIIVLGIMILPTVITVSETSIRAVPRTYKEGSLALGASKVYTIFKLLVPAARSGIMTGVILGIGRALGETMAIIMVMGNAPAMPEGILDSARTLTANIAIEMSYASGVHANALYATGVVLLVFIMMLNGALLYLNREKSK, encoded by the coding sequence ATGACCATCGCAAATAGTGAAAAGCTTATGAATACTGAAGCGACTCAAATCAATAAGCCGAGTCTGCGCACTAAAAAGCGCATTGACTGGAGAGAAAGAATCTTCCACGGCTTGTTCTTATCGAGTGCTGTAATCGGCATCGTATCACTAGCCGTTATCGCTTACTTTATCGTTGCAGAGAGTATCCCTGCATTCCAAGAGGCCGGTGTTTCTGGCATCGTTTTGGGTGTTGACTGGTTACCTCCAGCTCTATTCGGTGTTGCAACCATGATTGTTGCATCGATTGTGTCGACACTAGGCGCTGTAGTTGTTGGTGTACCAGTAGGTGTATTAACCGCTATTTTTATTGCTGAGATTGCTCCTAAGCGTCTGGCAGATATTATTCGTCCAGCAGTTGAGCTTCTAGCGGGTATCCCGTCGGTTGTATACGGCTTCTTTGGTCTAGTAATTATCGTTCCGATGATTCAGAACATCTTTTCTGTACCAGCGGGTAACACCATTCTGGCAGGTATCATCGTTCTGGGTATCATGATTCTTCCTACCGTTATTACGGTTTCTGAAACTTCGATTCGTGCAGTACCACGCACTTATAAAGAAGGTTCACTTGCACTGGGTGCTTCTAAAGTTTACACGATTTTTAAGCTGCTCGTTCCTGCCGCTCGTTCAGGCATTATGACTGGTGTGATTCTCGGTATCGGTCGTGCACTTGGTGAAACCATGGCAATCATCATGGTGATGGGTAACGCTCCAGCAATGCCAGAAGGTATTTTGGACTCGGCTCGTACACTAACAGCGAACATTGCGATTGAGATGTCTTACGCAAGTGGCGTTCACGCAAATGCACTCTACGCAACCGGTGTTGTACTTCTAGTGTTCATCATGATGTTAAATGGTGCTCTACTTTATCTTAACCGTGAAAAATCGAAGTAA
- the pstA gene encoding phosphate ABC transporter permease PstA, with translation MDLVKLKQARQTKDNILKGFIWAAAAVTVGFLFWIIWYILSNGLQYVDWNFITDDYTRTGEERGIFPMIIATIYMVIASIAVAAPLGIMTAIYLTEYAKVGSRLVKAIRFCTESLAGIPSIIFGLFGMTFFVSILGLGFSILSGALTLSILILPVIIRTTEEALMAVPQTYREGSYGLGASKIYTIWRLILPSAMPGILTSVILSIGRVIGESAPVFLTAGMVARVPESVFDSGRTLTVHLYKLTTELFTIDEWNQAYGTATVLIVLVLLINMVTKLIARRFNTATY, from the coding sequence ATGGATCTCGTAAAACTAAAACAAGCCCGTCAAACTAAAGATAACATCCTAAAAGGTTTTATCTGGGCGGCAGCAGCAGTCACTGTTGGTTTCTTATTCTGGATTATTTGGTACATCCTATCGAACGGTCTGCAATACGTAGATTGGAACTTCATCACTGACGATTACACTCGTACTGGTGAAGAGCGTGGTATTTTCCCAATGATCATCGCTACGATCTACATGGTTATTGCATCGATTGCAGTCGCAGCACCACTGGGCATCATGACGGCAATCTACCTAACTGAATATGCGAAAGTGGGTAGCCGACTGGTTAAAGCGATTCGATTCTGTACTGAGTCTCTAGCGGGTATTCCGTCGATTATCTTCGGTCTATTCGGTATGACCTTCTTTGTATCGATTCTTGGCCTTGGCTTCTCGATTCTGTCGGGCGCACTAACGCTAAGTATCTTGATTCTTCCTGTAATCATTCGTACTACAGAAGAAGCATTGATGGCAGTACCACAAACTTACCGTGAAGGCTCATACGGCCTTGGCGCTTCAAAAATCTACACTATCTGGCGTTTGATCTTACCAAGCGCAATGCCAGGTATCTTAACTTCGGTCATTCTTAGTATTGGTCGTGTAATTGGTGAATCAGCGCCTGTGTTCTTAACAGCAGGTATGGTGGCACGTGTTCCTGAGTCGGTATTCGATTCTGGCCGTACACTAACGGTTCACTTATATAAGCTGACAACAGAGCTATTTACTATCGATGAGTGGAACCAAGCCTACGGCACGGCGACAGTCCTAATCGTATTGGTTCTCTTGATCAACATGGTTACAAAACTGATTGCAAGACGCTTCAACACGGCAACTTACTAA
- a CDS encoding phosphate ABC transporter substrate-binding protein, with amino-acid sequence MKKTVIGAIALLGALTVNTASAKETISVVGSNSASPLVEVFAETYMNKGEPVFIEIQAPGSSAGIKAAKNGSADLGISSRDLKEEEKSADLKELVIARDGIAVVVNPNNEVSALTAEQITSIYKGDITNWKDVGGADKPIVAITRDTASGTRGAFEDIMKLKKKIGDKKVSAISQRAQVANGNGALKVSVASNPYAIGFISLGTVDESVQALTIDGAEATVDNVKNGSYKVARPFLVLYKSGAPTAETQQFLDWMVADEAQAIAGKKGYITVN; translated from the coding sequence ATGAAAAAGACAGTTATCGGTGCAATCGCACTTCTAGGCGCTCTAACAGTGAATACAGCTTCAGCTAAAGAAACTATCTCTGTAGTTGGCTCTAACAGTGCTTCTCCACTGGTTGAAGTTTTTGCAGAAACCTACATGAATAAAGGCGAACCAGTGTTCATCGAAATTCAAGCACCGGGTTCTTCTGCAGGCATCAAAGCAGCAAAAAATGGAAGTGCTGACCTAGGTATCTCTTCTCGTGACCTTAAAGAAGAAGAGAAATCTGCTGACCTGAAAGAGCTAGTTATCGCTCGTGACGGTATCGCAGTTGTTGTAAACCCAAATAACGAAGTATCTGCTCTGACTGCTGAGCAAATCACTTCAATCTACAAAGGCGACATCACTAACTGGAAAGATGTTGGTGGTGCAGACAAGCCAATCGTAGCAATCACTCGTGATACTGCATCTGGTACACGTGGTGCATTCGAAGACATCATGAAGCTTAAGAAGAAGATCGGCGATAAGAAAGTATCGGCTATCTCTCAACGTGCACAAGTTGCAAACGGTAACGGCGCACTTAAAGTTTCTGTAGCAAGCAACCCATACGCAATCGGCTTTATCTCTCTAGGTACAGTTGACGAATCTGTTCAAGCTCTAACTATCGACGGCGCAGAAGCGACTGTAGATAACGTTAAGAACGGTTCTTACAAAGTTGCTCGTCCTTTCCTAGTACTTTACAAGTCTGGCGCTCCTACAGCTGAAACTCAACAGTTCCTAGACTGGATGGTTGCAGACGAAGCTCAAGCTATCGCTGGCAAGAAAGGCTACATCACAGTTAACTAA
- a CDS encoding GGDEF domain-containing protein — protein sequence MPVKAFAKQISATRDHRLLAESLFDYLVKVLAPKGIGIFAEPTPESDALPLFSYGELTSLANYPATFWPWVAQFDTADGVLPMAINTCKWEHMKVLGGESFIMMLDNAPASRTYLIVQNCCTEQINQTFDQDLDVLQLAAARWQCIRAEKNAALEIKHRDTREAQYLDEIKLRELFVENMKLVHQVALELSNPESLDALYKASVEAVRDRLGFDRAIFMLLDMKKRCFSGTYGTDEAGKTNSEHHTQYDLHQLEAEYIEALSDNHTNLVIIDNAPLYTEGKVVGQGWNGMLILREGDKPVGWIAMDNYIHRSPITNYQKQMLESFGSLLSQIYIRKRQEQNIRMLHSSMVELSRCDSVSEVCKSAVSFAIQHLGIDRLAVFLTDKKCSYMQGTWGTDIKGDIVDESYYRSELVERDIVAAARACPNQVAFEESVPIYHDFNIVGVGWTAMTMLTTNTGEPIAFIAADNLLTRSPLTSQLREVIRIFASSLAEVLQRTMAQEELKKLNETLEQEVSKRTQELELANEQLDIISKLDPLTRLGNRRMLSQVLEDLNCNDQGAFASQNEITFGLILVDLDHFGLYNSVYGHTEGDAALRTVGEILNAHVHNDKETFCRIGGEEFMLLMIGTNHSETKQRAESIRKCIEEAKILHCESSTSPYLTASVGYASITSDQHQFDFDLLYGKADKALYQAKDSGRNRIVSALKRKKVAASLS from the coding sequence GTGCCTGTTAAAGCCTTTGCAAAACAAATATCTGCGACACGCGACCATCGTCTGTTGGCTGAGTCTCTTTTTGACTATCTGGTTAAGGTGCTAGCTCCCAAAGGGATTGGAATATTTGCTGAGCCAACGCCAGAGAGCGACGCATTACCACTCTTCTCTTACGGCGAACTCACTTCATTAGCGAACTATCCCGCTACATTTTGGCCTTGGGTTGCTCAGTTCGATACCGCGGACGGGGTTTTGCCAATGGCTATCAATACTTGTAAGTGGGAACACATGAAGGTACTTGGCGGTGAGTCATTCATCATGATGCTCGACAATGCGCCTGCCTCCAGAACTTATTTAATTGTTCAAAATTGCTGTACAGAGCAGATCAACCAGACTTTTGATCAAGACCTTGACGTACTTCAATTAGCCGCAGCCCGTTGGCAGTGCATTCGAGCAGAAAAGAACGCTGCGCTTGAAATCAAACACAGAGACACACGCGAAGCTCAATACTTAGACGAGATAAAGCTACGTGAGTTATTTGTTGAGAACATGAAGTTGGTCCATCAGGTCGCGCTTGAGCTTTCCAATCCCGAATCACTCGATGCTTTGTATAAAGCCTCTGTTGAGGCTGTTCGAGATAGGCTAGGGTTTGATCGAGCGATCTTCATGTTGCTTGATATGAAAAAGCGTTGTTTCAGTGGCACTTATGGCACCGACGAAGCGGGTAAAACTAACAGTGAACACCACACTCAATACGATTTGCATCAACTTGAAGCGGAATACATAGAAGCGCTGTCTGATAATCACACGAATCTAGTCATCATCGATAATGCGCCTCTTTATACAGAAGGTAAGGTGGTCGGACAGGGCTGGAATGGCATGCTCATCTTGCGTGAAGGCGACAAACCAGTCGGCTGGATTGCCATGGATAACTACATTCATCGTTCACCGATTACTAACTATCAAAAGCAGATGCTTGAGTCTTTTGGCTCTTTGCTTTCTCAGATCTACATTCGCAAGCGCCAAGAGCAGAACATACGTATGTTGCACTCGAGTATGGTTGAGCTGTCTCGATGCGATAGCGTCAGTGAAGTCTGTAAGTCAGCTGTGAGTTTTGCGATTCAACATCTAGGTATCGATCGACTTGCGGTTTTCTTGACGGACAAAAAGTGCAGTTACATGCAAGGTACGTGGGGCACCGACATCAAAGGCGATATTGTCGATGAGTCTTATTATCGCTCTGAGCTGGTGGAACGTGACATTGTCGCGGCAGCACGTGCTTGCCCGAATCAAGTCGCGTTCGAAGAGTCAGTCCCGATTTATCACGATTTCAATATTGTCGGCGTTGGCTGGACGGCCATGACTATGCTCACCACAAATACAGGTGAGCCTATTGCGTTTATCGCTGCTGACAACTTGCTAACTCGTAGCCCGCTAACCTCACAGCTTCGAGAGGTAATACGTATCTTTGCTTCAAGCCTTGCTGAGGTGTTGCAAAGAACCATGGCTCAAGAAGAACTGAAAAAGCTCAATGAAACACTGGAGCAAGAAGTCAGTAAGCGCACTCAAGAGTTAGAGTTGGCGAACGAGCAATTAGACATCATCTCTAAGCTAGATCCTCTTACACGCCTTGGAAACCGCCGTATGTTGTCGCAGGTATTAGAAGACTTGAATTGCAACGATCAAGGTGCGTTTGCCTCACAGAACGAAATTACATTTGGGTTGATTCTCGTCGATCTTGATCACTTTGGTTTGTACAACAGTGTCTATGGACATACTGAAGGGGATGCAGCGTTGAGGACGGTAGGTGAGATACTGAATGCTCATGTTCACAATGACAAAGAAACCTTCTGTCGGATTGGCGGAGAGGAATTTATGTTGTTGATGATTGGCACGAATCATTCAGAGACAAAGCAACGCGCAGAGTCGATTAGAAAATGCATTGAAGAGGCAAAAATCCTGCATTGTGAAAGTAGTACCAGCCCATATTTAACGGCATCCGTTGGTTATGCCTCGATAACTTCTGACCAGCACCAATTCGATTTTGATCTGTTATATGGCAAGGCAGATAAAGCCTTATATCAAGCCAAAGACTCAGGGCGAAATCGAATTGTTTCTGCATTAAAACGTAAAAAAGTCGCAGCCTCTCTTTCTTAA
- the pstB gene encoding phosphate ABC transporter ATP-binding protein PstB, protein MNKFDIENLDLFYGDNQALKSINLPIPTRQVTALIGPSGCGKSTLLRCLNRMNDLIEGVTIKGKLDMDGTDIYGNIDVADLRIRVGMVFQKPNPFPMSIYENVAYGLRAQGIKDKKHIDEVVERSLRSAALWDEVKDRLKAHAFGLSGGQQQRLCIARTIAMEPDVILMDEPTSALDPIATHKIEELMEDLKKDFTIVIVTHSMQQARRISDRTAFFLMGELVEHNETSVIFSEPKDDRTKGYVNGDFG, encoded by the coding sequence ATGAACAAATTTGATATTGAGAACCTAGATCTGTTTTACGGCGACAACCAAGCGCTTAAATCTATCAACCTGCCAATTCCAACTCGTCAGGTGACTGCTCTGATTGGCCCATCTGGCTGTGGTAAATCAACACTATTGCGTTGTTTGAACCGCATGAATGACCTAATTGAAGGCGTTACTATCAAAGGTAAGCTGGATATGGACGGCACTGATATCTACGGTAATATCGATGTCGCTGACCTACGTATCCGTGTAGGCATGGTATTCCAAAAGCCAAACCCGTTCCCAATGAGCATCTACGAGAACGTGGCATACGGCCTACGTGCTCAAGGTATCAAGGACAAAAAGCACATCGATGAAGTGGTTGAGCGCTCGCTACGCAGTGCAGCACTGTGGGATGAAGTGAAAGACCGTCTTAAAGCACACGCATTTGGTTTGTCTGGTGGTCAGCAACAGCGTCTATGTATCGCACGTACCATTGCAATGGAACCAGATGTAATCCTAATGGATGAACCAACATCGGCTCTAGACCCAATCGCGACACACAAGATCGAAGAATTGATGGAAGACCTGAAGAAAGACTTCACTATCGTTATCGTAACGCACTCAATGCAGCAAGCGCGTCGTATCTCAGACCGTACTGCTTTCTTCTTGATGGGAGAGCTTGTAGAGCATAACGAAACTAGTGTTATCTTCAGTGAGCCAAAAGATGATCGCACTAAAGGTTACGTAAACGGTGACTTTGGTTAA